The genomic interval TCGAGTCAGTAGCCTCGAGCAGCTCGTCGATCGGCGGGTTGATGATGCCCTCGGGCGTGGAAATGGAAGAGGACACGCTCTACCTTCCGAAAACTTCTGGGAAAACCCAGAAAAAGGGAACAAAGATCAAACAACTTCCATCAAGGCTAGCAGCTCACGCGCCACGTCCTCGACGGAGGTGTTGACCAGGGTGACGTCGAACTCCGCCTCCGCGGCGAGTTCGACCTTTGCGGCCTTGAGACGGCGCTCGATGACATCGGGCGCCTCAGTACCGCGACCGGTCAGCCTGCGGACCAGCTCGTCCCAGCTGGGCGGGGCCAGGAATACCAGCAGAGCCTCCGGCATCGACTCACGGACCAGCCGTGCGCCCTGGAGATCGATCTCCAGGAGCACGGGCACGCCCGCTTCGAGGTGCTCGTTCACGGCATGCCGGGGCGTGCCGTAACGATTGCCGGCGAACTCGGCCCACTCCAGCAGCTCACCATTGGCGACCAGCTTGTCGAACTCCTCGTCACTGACGAAGAAGTACTGGACGCCGTGGCGCTCGCCGGGGCGTGGTTTGCGCGTGGTGGCCGACACCGAGAGCCAGACCTCGGGGTGGACCTTGCGCATATGGGCGACGACCGTGCTCTTGCCGACCCCGGAGGGGCCGGAGAGCACGGTCAGCCGCGGACGTACGTCCGGGGGCACGGGGGTCGTCCCCCGGGATGTTGCAGCCATGGATGCGATTATCCAGGTTCTCGGGAGTGCCCGAGAACGTCAGGCGGGGCCGCCGCCGAACTCGCGCTCCAAAGAGGCGATCTGGTTGGAGCCCAGACCGCGCACACGGCGGCTCTCGGAGATCCCGAGTCGCTCCATGAGCTGCTTGGCGCGGACCTTGCCCACGCCGGGCAGAGACTCAAGAAGGGCGGAGACCTTCATCTTGCCGATGACGTCGTTCTCCTGTCCCTGCTTGATGACCTCGTGGAGAGAGGCGCCGGAGTGCTTGAGTCGATTCTTGACCTCGGCCCGCTCCCGGCGAGCCGCGGCGGCCTTTTCGAGCGCGGCTGCGCGCTGTTCAGGGGTAAGGGGCGGAAGAGCCACGCCTACGTCACCTCGGATGTCGAACTGTCGGATACGGACCGGTGAGGAAGCTAGTCGCCCCACACCAGGGCGAGCAACGAACAGCGAGCTGCACGTTTGCTCTCGACGGAGACTAGCGGCCATGACCGCTCCAGTCAGCGAGAACAGACGAAAAGTCCTGGTCAGCCTCTGTCGAGCTGGACATTTAAGACATAACACCCTGGTTTTGGGTAAGGATTCCGTCAACATGACTCGCGGAGCCGTCGGCGGGTGCCGGATCGGCCCCCTCTCACGCTCCTGAGACCGCCGTACGGACCTCGTCCGCGAAGCGAGAAGCGGAATCTCGCAGTCCGGCGACATCGGGGCCGTGCCTGAGCACGCCGCGGCTCACGCTGGGCACGACATTGCGGACCGCCGAGCCGAAGACGCCCGGCAGATCGGCCGGAGTCGCACCCTGCGCGCCGATGCCGGGAGCCAGCAGCGGGCCGTTGATGGCGAGGTCGACACCCGCGTCGCCGAGGGTCGCGCCGACCACCGCGCCGACCGACCCGAGCGGCTCGGCGCCCTCGTTCTCGGCCGCCATGTGGTCGAGCATCAGCTGGGCGAGGGAACGGCCGTCGGCGGCGGTCGCGCGCTGCACCTCGGCGCCCTCCGGGTTCGAGGTCAGCGCGAGGACGAAGACGCCGCAGCCGTTGATCACAGCAGCGTCCAGGGCCGGGCGCAGCGAGCCGAAGCCGAGGTACGGCGAGACCGTGACCGCGTCCGAGAACAGCGGCGAGTCCTTCTCCAGGTACGTAGCGGCGTACGCGCCCATGGTCGAGCCGATGTCGCCGCGCTTGGCGTCCATCAGGACCAGCGCACCGGCAGCCCGGGACTCCTCGACCGCCTTCTCCAGCACGGCGATGCCGCGCGAGCCGAAGCGCTCGAAGAACGCCGACTGCGGCTTGAGTACGGCGACCCGGTCGGCCAGGGCCTCCACGACGGTGCGGGTGAAGGTCTCCAGGCCCTTGATGTCGTCGTTCAGGCCCCAGGCGCCGAGCAGCGAGGCGTGCGGGTCGATGCCGACGCAGAGCGGTCCGCGGGTGTCCATGGCGCGGCGCAGGCGGGCGCCGAAGGGCTCGGGAGTCTTCACTTGGCGGCCTTCCGGGTCTCGGCGCCGACGGCGTCGGCGAGGGTGGCGTACGGGCTGTTGGCGAGGCGTGCGGCCAGGCCCTTGTGGATGGCGCGGCCCCAGAACGGGCCCTCGTAGATGAAGGCGCTGTAGCCCTGGACGAGCGTGGCGCCCGCGAGGATGCGCTGCCAGGCGTCCTCGGCGTTCTCGATGCCCCCGACGCCGACCAGGGTGATCCGGTCGCCCACGCGGGCGTACAGGCGGCGCAGGACCTCCAGGGAGCGCGCCTTGACGGGCGCCCCGGACAGTCCGCCGGTCTCCTTGACGAGGGCCGGGTCCGACTTCAGGCCGAGGCCCTCGCGGGCGATGGTGGTGTTGGTGGCGATGATGCCGTCGAGGCCGAGCTCAAGCGCCAGGTCGGCGACGGCGTCGACGTCCTCGTCGGCCAGGTCGGGCGCGATCTTGACGAGGAGCGGGACGCGGCGGTCGGTGACCGTACGGTCGGCCGCCTCGCGCACGGCGGTCAGCAGCGGGCGCAGCGACTCGGTGGCCTGGAGGTTGCGCAGTCCGGGAGTGTTCGGGGACGAGACGTTGACGACCAGGTAGTCGGCGTGGGCGGCGAGGCGCTCGGTGGAGGTGACGTAGTCGGCGACGGCCTCCTCCTCCGGGACGACCTTGGTCTTGCCGATGTTGACGCCGACGACGGTCCGGAAGACGGGGTTACGGGCCGCCAGGCGGGCCGCCACGGCTTCGGAGCCCTCGTTGTTGAACCCCATGCGGTTGATCAGCGCGCGGTCCTTCACGAGGCGGAAGAGTCGCTTCTTGGGGTTGCCGGGCTGCGGCTGGGCGGTGACCGTACCGATCTCGATGTGGTCGAAGCCGAGCATCGACATCCCGTCGATCGCGACGGCGTTCTTGTCGAAGCCGGCTGCGAGGCCGAACGGGCCGTGCATGCGCAGGCCGAATGCCTCCGTGCGGAGCGAGGAGTAACGCGGGGCGAGGACTGCGGCGACGAAGGTGCGGAGCACAGGGACGCGGGCGGCGAGGCGGATCCAGCGGAAGGCCAGGTAGTGGGCCTGCTCGGGGTCCATGCGCTTGAAGACGAGGTTGAAGAAGAGTCTGTACATGGTGTGCCTTCTGGGCGAGGTGCGAGGGGTGCCGGGCTCATGAAGAGGGGGACACCGGTCGGTGTCCCCCTCGTTCGCCCTACTCTGCGCGGGCCGCGGTCAGCTGTTCCGCGTGTTCCTGGAGTGAACGGACGCCGACGTCGCCGCGGTTGAGCGCGTCGATGCCCTGGACGGCGGCGGCGAGCGCCTGGACCGTCGTGAGGCACGGGACGCTGCGCGCCACGGCGGCCGTACGGATGTCGTAGCCGTCGAGGCGGCCGCCGGTGCCGTACGGGGTGTTGACGATGAGGTCGACCTGGCCGTCGTGGATGAGCTGGACGATGGTCTTCTCACCTGCCGGGCCTTCGCCCTCGCTCTGCTTGCGCACGACGGTGGCGTTGATGCCGTTGCGCTTCAGCACCTCGGCCGTGCCGGAGGTGGCGAGCAACTCGAATCCGTGGGCGACCAGTTCGCGCGCCGGGAAGATCATCGAGCGCTTGTCGCGGTTGGCGACCGAGATGAACGCGCGGCCCTTCGTCGGCAGCGGACCGTACGCCCCGGCCTGCGACTTGGCGTACGCCGTGCCGAAGACGGAGTCGATGCCCATGACTTCGCCGGTGGAGCGCATCTCCGGGCCGAGGACCGTGTCCACGCCGCGCCCGTGCATGTCGCGGAAGCGGCTCCACGGCATGACGGCCTCCTTGACGGAGATCGGCGCGTCAGGCGGCAGCGTGCCGCCGTCGCCGGTCCTCGGCAGCAGGCCCTCGGCGCGCAGCTCGGCGATGGTGGCGCCCAGCGAGATGCGGGCGGCGGCCTTCGCGAGCGGCACCGCGGTCGCCTTCGAGGTGAAGGGGACGGTGCGCGAGGCGCGCGGGTTGGCTTCCAGGACGTACAGGATGTCGCCGGCCATGGCGAACTGGATGTTGATCAGTCCGCGTACGCCGACGCCCTTGGCGATGGCCTCGGTCGAGATGCGCAGCCGCTTGATGTCGAAGCCGCCGAGGGTGATCGGGGGCAGCGCGCAGGCGGAGTCGCCGGAGTGGATGCCGGCTTCCTCGATGTGCTCCATGACGCCGCCGAGGTAGAGCTCGGTGCCGTCGTAGAGCGCGTCGACGTCGATCTCGATCGCGTCGTCGAGGAAGCGGTCGACCAGCACCGGGCGGGTGGGGCTGATCTCGGTGGATTCGGCGATGTACGAGGAGAGGCGCGTCTCGTCGTACACGATCTCCATGCCGCGGCCGCCGAGCACGTACGACGGGCGCACCAGGACCGGGTAGCCGATCTCGTCGGCGATGGCCTTGGCCTCGTCGAAGGTCGTCGCCGTGCCGTGCTTGGGGGCCGGCAGGCCGGCCTCGGCGAGGACGCGGCCGAAGGCGCCGCGGTCCTCCGCCGCGTGGATGGCCTCCGGCGGGGTGCCGACGACGGGTACGCCGTTGTCCTTGAGCGCCTGGGCGAGGCCCAGCGGGGTCTGGCCGCCGAGCTGGACGATGACGCCCGCGATCGGGCCCGCGAGGGACTCGGCGTGGACGATCTCCAGCACGTCTTCGAGCGTCAGAGGCTCGAAGTACAGGCGGTCGGAGGTGTCGTAGTCGGTGGAGACGGTCTCCGGGTTGCAGTTGACCATCACGGTCTCGTAGCCCGCGTCGCTGAGTGCGAAGGAGGCGTGGACGCAGGAGTAGTCGAACTCGATGCCCTGGCCGATGCGGTTCGGACCCGAGCCGAGGATGATCACGGCGGCCTTCTCGCGCGGCGCGACCTCGCTCTCCTCGTCGTACGAGGAGTAGAAGTACGGCGTCCTGGCGGCGAACTCGGCGGCGCAGGTGTCGACCGTCTTGTAGACCGGGCGGACGCCGAGTGCGTGCCTGACCTCACGTACGACGTCCTCGCGCAGGCCCCGGATCTCGGCGATCTGAACGTCGGAGAAGCCGTGCCGCTTTGCGTCCGCAAGCAAGTCGGGGTCGAGCTTCGGGGCGGCGGCCAGGCCGTCCGCGTGCTCCTTGATCAGGTACATCTGGTCGACGAACCACGGATCGATCTTCGTGGCGTCGAAGATCTCCTCGGGCGTCGCACCGGCGCGGATGGCCTGCATGACGGTGTTGATGCGGCCGTCCGTGGGGACCTTGGCGGTCTCCAGGAGCGCGGCCTTGTCACCGGGCTCACCGACGAAGGTGAACTGGCTGCCCTTCTTCTCCAGCGAGCGCAGGGCCTTCTGCAGCGCCTCGGTGAAGTTGCGGCCGATGGCCATGGCCTCGCCGACCGACTTCATGGTGGTGGTGAGGGTGGCGTCGGCGGCCGGGAACTTCTCGAAGGCGAAGCGCGGCACCTTGACGACGACGTAGTCGAGCGTGGGCTCGAAGGACGCCGGCGTCTTCTCGGTGATGTCGTTGGGGATCTCGTCCAGCGTGTAGCCGACGGCGAGACGGGCGGCGATCTTCGCGATCGGGAAGCCGGTCGCCTTCGACGCGAGCGCGGAGGAGCGGGAGACGCGCGGGTTCATCTCGATGACGATGATGCGGCCGTCGTCGGGGTTGATCGCGAACTGGATGTTGCAGCCGCCGGTGTCCACGCCGACCTCGCGGATGATCGCGATGCCGACGTCGCGCAGCCGCTGGTACTCGCGGTCGGTCAGCGTCATCGCCGGGGCGACGGTGATCGAGTCACCGGTGTGCACGCCCATCGGGTCGAAGTTCTCGATGGAGCAGACGACCACGACGTTGTCGTTCTTGTCGCGCATCAGCTCCAGCTCGTACTCCTTCCAGCCGAGGATGGACTCCTCCAGGAGCACCTCGGTGGTCGGCGAGAGCGTGAGGCCCTGTCCGGCGATGCGGCGCAGCTCCTCCTCGTCGTGCGCGAAGCCGGAGCCGGCGCCGCCCATGGTGAAGGAGGGGCGTACGACGACGGGGTAGCCGCCGAGCGTGTCGACGCCCGCGATGACGTCGTCCATGGAGTGGCAGATGACCGAGCGGGCGGACTCGCCGTAACCGATCTTGGCCTTGACGGCCTCGACGACGCCCTTGAAGAGGTCGCGGTCCTCGCCCTTGTTGATCGCCTCGACGTTGGCGCCGATGAGCTCTACGCCGTACTTCTCCAGCACACCCTGCTCGTGCATGGAGATCGCGGTGTTGAGCGCGGTCTGGCCGCCGAGGGTCGGCAGCAGCGCGTCGGGGCGCTCCTTGGCGATGATCTTCTCGACGAACTCCGGGGTGATCGGCTCGACGTACGTGGCGTCGGCGATCTCCGGGTCGGTCATGATCGTGGCCGGGTTGGAGTTGACCAGGATGACGCGCAGGCCCTCGGACTTGAGGACGCGGCAGGCCTGGGTGCCGGAGTAGTCGAACTCGGCGGCCTGGCCGATGACGATCGGACCTGAGCCGATGACCAGGACGGACTGGATATCGGTGCGCTTAGGCACGCTGGCCCTCCATGAGCTGTACGAAGCGGTCGAACAGGTACGCGGCGTCGTGCGGGCCTGCGGCTGCCTCGGGGTGGTACTGGACGCTGAATGCGGGCTGGTCGAGCAGCTGGAGGCCTTCGACCACATCGTCGTTCAGGCAGATATGTGAAACCTCTACTCGCCCGAACGGGGTCTCGGAAACCCTGTCGAGCGGGGCGTCGACGGCGAACCCGTGGTTGTGCGCGGTGACCTCGACCTTGCCGGTCGTACGGTCCTGCACGGGCTGGTTGATGCCGCGGTGGCCGTACTTGAGCTTGTACGTGCCGAAGCCGAGCGCCCGGCCCAGGATCTGGTTGCCGAAGCAGATGCCGAAGAGCGGAGTCTTGCGCTCCAGGACAGCCTTGATGACGGTGAGGTCGACGGTCGACGGGTCGCCCGGGCCATTGGAAAGGAACACGCCGTCCGGATTGAGGGCGTACACATCCTCAACACTGGCGGTGGCCGGCAAGACGTGCACCTCGATGCCGCGCTCGGCCATGAGGCGCGGGGTCATGCCCTTGATGCCCAGGTCGATGGCGGCGACGGTGAACTTCTTTGCACCGACCGCGGGGACGACGTACGGCTCCTCGGTGGCGACCTCGGCGGCGAGCGAGGCGCCCACCATCTGGGGCGCTTCCTTCACACGGGCGAGCAGCGCTTCCTCGTCGCCCAGTGCCTGGCCGGAGAAGATGCCGACGCGCATCGCGCCGCGCTCGCGCAGGTGGCGGGTGAGGGCGCGGGTGTCGATGCCGCTGATGCCGACGACGCCCTGCTGGACGAGCTCGTCGTCGAGGGAGCGCCGGGAGCGCCAGTTGGAGGGGACGCGTGCGGGGTCGCGTACGACGTAGCCGGCGACCCAGATCTTCCTGGACTCGTCGTCCTCGTCGTTGACGCCGGTGTTGCCGACGTGCGGGGCGGTCATCACGACGACCTGGCGGTGGTACGACGGGTCGGTGAGGGTCTCCTGGTAACCGGTCATGCCGGTGTTGAACACCGCCTCGCCGAAGGTCTCCCCCACGGCCCCGTAGGCGCGGCCGCGGAAGATGCGGCCGTCCTCCAGGACGAGTACGGCGGGAGACGCCCCCTTCCTCTGCGAGGCGTTCCCCGGCTTGGAGATCGTCATCGTGCGGTGCCTTCCGTCGAAATGCTGTGGTTCATGGAGTTGATGGCTTCGACCCATGCGGCGTGCTCCGCCGCGCGGTCGGAGCGGAAGCCGGAGTCGATCAGCTTGTCGCCGTGCTGCCAGGTGACGACCAGCAGGCCGCCCTCGGCGAGGACCTTGCCCGCGATGCCCTTGTCGAGGCGGGCCTCGCGCAGCGCCGCCGCTGGGACGAAGAAGTCGGCCGCCCCGGGTCGTACGACATCGAGACCCGCGTCGGTGAGCGTCAGCTCGGCCCGGCTGCGCGTGCCGAGACCGTGGGCAACGATCCGGTCGAGCCACTGCCCGGCGGTCGTCGAACCGTGGTAGCGCCCGCTCATGCTCAGCTTCGCCTCACCGGGCGCCTCGGGCGCGGTGGGGAGCTCCGGGAGGTCCGACTGGAGCGTGCCGCGCCACTTCCAGCCCTGGCGCATCAGCCAGTAGAGGAGCGCGACGAAGAGCAGCAGGCCGACGACCCAGCCGATCCGGGCGGCAACGTCGGTGACTTCCGCCGACTTCTGCTCCGCGGCGACGGCCTCGGCCGCCAGATGGATGAAAGGTGTCACGCCAGATTCCCGTCGACGACCGTTGCGCGGCCCCGGAGCCAGGTGTGGGTGACGCGTCCCGGCAGCTCGCGGCCCTCGTAGGGGGTGTTGCGGCTGCGGGAGGCGAAGCCCGAGGGGTCCACAGGTCCACGGTAAGCCGGATCGACCAGCGTGAGGTTTGCGGGCTCGCCTGCCGAGACGGGGCGGCCGTGGCCCTCCAGGCGGCCGATGGCGGCCGGACGGAACGACATGCGGTCGGCGACGCCGGCCCAGTCGATCAGGCCACTGTCGACCATCGTCTGCTGGACGACGGACAGGGCGGTCTCCAGGCCGACCATGCCCATGGCCGCGGCCGCCCACTCGCAGTCCTTGTCCTCGTGCGGGTGCGGGGCGTGGTCGGTGGCGACGCAGTCGATGGTGCCGTCGGCGAGCGCCTCGCGCAGGGCCATGACGTCGGCCTCGGTGCGCAGCGGCGGGTTCACCTTGTAGACCGGGTTGTACGTACGGACCAGCTCGTCCGTCAGCAGAAGGTGGTGCGGGGTGACCTCGGCGGTGACGTTCCAGCCCTTGGACTTGGCCCAGCGGACGATCTCGACCGAGCCTGCGGTCGACAGGTGGCAGATGTGCACGCGCGAGCCGACGTGGGCGGCGAGGAGGACATCGCGGGCGATGATCGACTCCTCGGCGACGGCCGGCCAGCCGCCCAGACCCAGCTCCGAGGAGACGATGCCCTCGTTCATCTGGGCGCCCTCGGTCAGGCGGGGCTCCTGGGCGTGCTGCGCGACGACGCCGTCGAAGGCCTTCACGTACTCCAGGGCGCGGCGCATGATCACGGCGTCGTCGACGCACTTGCCGTCGTCGGAGAAGACCTTCACACCGGCGGCGGAGTCGTGCATGGCGCCGAGCTCGGCGAGCTTCTTGCCCTCCAGGCCGACGGTGACGGCGCCGACGGGCTGGACGTCGCAGTAGCCGGACTGCTTGCCGAGGCGCCAGACCTGCTCGACGACGCCGGCGGTGTCGGCGACGGGGAAGGTGTTGGCCATGGCGTGTACGGCGGTGAAGCCCCCGACGGCCGCCGCCTTGGTGCCGGTCAGGACGGTCTCGGAATCCTCGCGGCCGGGCTCGCGCAGGTGGGTGTGCAGGTCGACGAGGCCGGGCAGCAGGACCTTGCCCTCGCCCTCGACGACGGTCGCGCCTTCGGCGCTCAGACCGGCTCCGACCGTGGCGATCGTCTCGCCGTCGATCAGTACGTCCTGGGGCTCGCCGCCCAGCACCTTCGCGCCGCGAATAAGGATCTTGCTCATGGTTACTTGGTCTCCTCGGTGCGGGCGTGGTTGGAGCCGGGGGTGGCGCTGGGGCTGATGGCGGGCTCGTTGCCGCCCAGAAGCAGATACAGGACGGCCATCCGGGTCGAGACACCGTTGGCGACCTGCTCGACGGCCGTGCAGCGGTCGGAGTCCGCGACCTGCGCGGTGATCTCCATGCCTCGGTTCATCGGGCCGGGGTGCATGACGATGGCGTGCCCGGGCATCCGGGCCATGCGGTCGCCGTCCAGGCCGTAGCGGCGCGAGTACTCGCGCTCGGTCGGGAAGAAGGCGGCGTTCATTCGCTCGCGCTGCACACGCAGCATCATCACCGCGTCTGACTTCGGCAGCACCTCGTCGAGGTCGTACGAGACCTCGCAGGGCCAGTGCTCGACGCCGATCGGGACCAGGGTGGGCGG from Streptomyces spiramyceticus carries:
- the gmk gene encoding guanylate kinase, which produces MAATSRGTTPVPPDVRPRLTVLSGPSGVGKSTVVAHMRKVHPEVWLSVSATTRKPRPGERHGVQYFFVSDEEFDKLVANGELLEWAEFAGNRYGTPRHAVNEHLEAGVPVLLEIDLQGARLVRESMPEALLVFLAPPSWDELVRRLTGRGTEAPDVIERRLKAAKVELAAEAEFDVTLVNTSVEDVARELLALMEVV
- the pyrF gene encoding orotidine-5'-phosphate decarboxylase gives rise to the protein MKTPEPFGARLRRAMDTRGPLCVGIDPHASLLGAWGLNDDIKGLETFTRTVVEALADRVAVLKPQSAFFERFGSRGIAVLEKAVEESRAAGALVLMDAKRGDIGSTMGAYAATYLEKDSPLFSDAVTVSPYLGFGSLRPALDAAVINGCGVFVLALTSNPEGAEVQRATAADGRSLAQLMLDHMAAENEGAEPLGSVGAVVGATLGDAGVDLAINGPLLAPGIGAQGATPADLPGVFGSAVRNVVPSVSRGVLRHGPDVAGLRDSASRFADEVRTAVSGA
- a CDS encoding dihydroorotase, with the protein product MSKILIRGAKVLGGEPQDVLIDGETIATVGAGLSAEGATVVEGEGKVLLPGLVDLHTHLREPGREDSETVLTGTKAAAVGGFTAVHAMANTFPVADTAGVVEQVWRLGKQSGYCDVQPVGAVTVGLEGKKLAELGAMHDSAAGVKVFSDDGKCVDDAVIMRRALEYVKAFDGVVAQHAQEPRLTEGAQMNEGIVSSELGLGGWPAVAEESIIARDVLLAAHVGSRVHICHLSTAGSVEIVRWAKSKGWNVTAEVTPHHLLLTDELVRTYNPVYKVNPPLRTEADVMALREALADGTIDCVATDHAPHPHEDKDCEWAAAAMGMVGLETALSVVQQTMVDSGLIDWAGVADRMSFRPAAIGRLEGHGRPVSAGEPANLTLVDPAYRGPVDPSGFASRSRNTPYEGRELPGRVTHTWLRGRATVVDGNLA
- a CDS encoding quinone-dependent dihydroorotate dehydrogenase — translated: MYRLFFNLVFKRMDPEQAHYLAFRWIRLAARVPVLRTFVAAVLAPRYSSLRTEAFGLRMHGPFGLAAGFDKNAVAIDGMSMLGFDHIEIGTVTAQPQPGNPKKRLFRLVKDRALINRMGFNNEGSEAVAARLAARNPVFRTVVGVNIGKTKVVPEEEAVADYVTSTERLAAHADYLVVNVSSPNTPGLRNLQATESLRPLLTAVREAADRTVTDRRVPLLVKIAPDLADEDVDAVADLALELGLDGIIATNTTIAREGLGLKSDPALVKETGGLSGAPVKARSLEVLRRLYARVGDRITLVGVGGIENAEDAWQRILAGATLVQGYSAFIYEGPFWGRAIHKGLAARLANSPYATLADAVGAETRKAAK
- a CDS encoding integration host factor; this translates as MALPPLTPEQRAAALEKAAAARRERAEVKNRLKHSGASLHEVIKQGQENDVIGKMKVSALLESLPGVGKVRAKQLMERLGISESRRVRGLGSNQIASLEREFGGGPA
- the carB gene encoding carbamoyl-phosphate synthase large subunit, which gives rise to MPKRTDIQSVLVIGSGPIVIGQAAEFDYSGTQACRVLKSEGLRVILVNSNPATIMTDPEIADATYVEPITPEFVEKIIAKERPDALLPTLGGQTALNTAISMHEQGVLEKYGVELIGANVEAINKGEDRDLFKGVVEAVKAKIGYGESARSVICHSMDDVIAGVDTLGGYPVVVRPSFTMGGAGSGFAHDEEELRRIAGQGLTLSPTTEVLLEESILGWKEYELELMRDKNDNVVVVCSIENFDPMGVHTGDSITVAPAMTLTDREYQRLRDVGIAIIREVGVDTGGCNIQFAINPDDGRIIVIEMNPRVSRSSALASKATGFPIAKIAARLAVGYTLDEIPNDITEKTPASFEPTLDYVVVKVPRFAFEKFPAADATLTTTMKSVGEAMAIGRNFTEALQKALRSLEKKGSQFTFVGEPGDKAALLETAKVPTDGRINTVMQAIRAGATPEEIFDATKIDPWFVDQMYLIKEHADGLAAAPKLDPDLLADAKRHGFSDVQIAEIRGLREDVVREVRHALGVRPVYKTVDTCAAEFAARTPYFYSSYDEESEVAPREKAAVIILGSGPNRIGQGIEFDYSCVHASFALSDAGYETVMVNCNPETVSTDYDTSDRLYFEPLTLEDVLEIVHAESLAGPIAGVIVQLGGQTPLGLAQALKDNGVPVVGTPPEAIHAAEDRGAFGRVLAEAGLPAPKHGTATTFDEAKAIADEIGYPVLVRPSYVLGGRGMEIVYDETRLSSYIAESTEISPTRPVLVDRFLDDAIEIDVDALYDGTELYLGGVMEHIEEAGIHSGDSACALPPITLGGFDIKRLRISTEAIAKGVGVRGLINIQFAMAGDILYVLEANPRASRTVPFTSKATAVPLAKAAARISLGATIAELRAEGLLPRTGDGGTLPPDAPISVKEAVMPWSRFRDMHGRGVDTVLGPEMRSTGEVMGIDSVFGTAYAKSQAGAYGPLPTKGRAFISVANRDKRSMIFPARELVAHGFELLATSGTAEVLKRNGINATVVRKQSEGEGPAGEKTIVQLIHDGQVDLIVNTPYGTGGRLDGYDIRTAAVARSVPCLTTVQALAAAVQGIDALNRGDVGVRSLQEHAEQLTAARAE
- the carA gene encoding glutamine-hydrolyzing carbamoyl-phosphate synthase small subunit — translated: MTISKPGNASQRKGASPAVLVLEDGRIFRGRAYGAVGETFGEAVFNTGMTGYQETLTDPSYHRQVVVMTAPHVGNTGVNDEDDESRKIWVAGYVVRDPARVPSNWRSRRSLDDELVQQGVVGISGIDTRALTRHLRERGAMRVGIFSGQALGDEEALLARVKEAPQMVGASLAAEVATEEPYVVPAVGAKKFTVAAIDLGIKGMTPRLMAERGIEVHVLPATASVEDVYALNPDGVFLSNGPGDPSTVDLTVIKAVLERKTPLFGICFGNQILGRALGFGTYKLKYGHRGINQPVQDRTTGKVEVTAHNHGFAVDAPLDRVSETPFGRVEVSHICLNDDVVEGLQLLDQPAFSVQYHPEAAAGPHDAAYLFDRFVQLMEGQRA